One window from the genome of Marinobacter bohaiensis encodes:
- a CDS encoding TraR/DksA family transcriptional regulator: MSERKAFLADLRQDLKNRIDKYSAHQHRDHGPLEADFAEQAVQRQNDEVVDGLDHEAREELRQVERALNRIAEGEGDICEYCGEYINPERLKILPQTTVCVDCAEQRSH; this comes from the coding sequence ATGTCTGAACGCAAGGCGTTCCTGGCGGATCTGCGCCAGGACCTCAAGAACCGGATCGACAAGTATTCCGCCCACCAGCATCGGGACCATGGCCCCCTGGAAGCGGACTTCGCCGAGCAGGCCGTGCAGCGCCAGAACGACGAAGTCGTGGACGGGCTCGACCACGAAGCCCGGGAAGAGCTGCGCCAGGTGGAGCGTGCCCTCAATCGCATTGCCGAAGGCGAGGGTGACATCTGCGAATACTGCGGCGAATACATCAATCCCGAGCGCCTGAAGATCCTGCCCCAGACCACCGTCTGCGTGGACTGCGCCGAGCAACGATCCCACTGA
- a CDS encoding cation diffusion facilitator family transporter, whose protein sequence is MSHAHHHGHAHHGHSHGHAHAHGVSYNRAFAIGIVLNTVFVVVEAVYGVLADSMALLADAGHNLSDVLGLVLAWGAAWLAQREATKWRTYGMKKTTILAALVNALVLMVAIGGIAWESIRRFAEPSEVAGMTVIVVALIGVVINAATMMLFMAGQKDDLNIRGAFLHMAADAGVSLGVAVAGLAILWTGQTWIDPVVSLAIVVVILIGTWGLLKESLNLSLDAVPAGIDPDEVREMLQDLPGVEGVHHVHIWGMSTTENALTAHLVKPDPASDDALLEKLEHRLRHDFNISHVTIQWERDRDTCPVAGQC, encoded by the coding sequence ATGTCTCACGCTCACCATCACGGGCACGCGCATCATGGCCACAGCCATGGTCACGCTCATGCCCACGGGGTCAGCTATAACCGGGCCTTTGCCATTGGCATTGTGCTCAATACGGTGTTCGTGGTGGTGGAGGCGGTTTACGGCGTCCTGGCGGACTCCATGGCGCTGCTGGCGGATGCTGGCCACAACCTGAGCGACGTGCTGGGCCTGGTGCTGGCCTGGGGCGCGGCCTGGCTGGCCCAGCGGGAGGCCACCAAGTGGCGCACCTACGGCATGAAGAAGACCACTATCCTGGCGGCGCTGGTCAACGCGCTGGTGCTGATGGTGGCCATCGGCGGCATTGCCTGGGAATCCATCCGCCGCTTTGCCGAACCCTCCGAAGTGGCCGGTATGACGGTCATCGTCGTGGCCCTGATCGGGGTGGTGATCAATGCCGCCACCATGATGCTGTTCATGGCGGGGCAGAAGGACGACCTCAACATCCGCGGCGCCTTCCTGCACATGGCGGCCGACGCCGGGGTGTCCCTCGGGGTCGCCGTCGCCGGGCTGGCGATCCTCTGGACGGGCCAGACCTGGATCGATCCGGTGGTCAGTCTGGCCATCGTGGTGGTGATCCTGATCGGCACCTGGGGCTTGCTCAAGGAATCCCTCAATCTGAGCCTGGACGCCGTGCCGGCTGGTATCGACCCGGACGAGGTGCGCGAGATGCTGCAGGACCTGCCCGGCGTGGAAGGCGTGCATCACGTGCACATCTGGGGCATGAGCACCACCGAAAACGCGCTGACGGCGCACCTGGTCAAGCCCGATCCGGCCTCCGACGACGCTCTGCTGGAAAAGCTGGAACACCGGCTACGGCACGACTTCAACATCAGCCACGTGACCATTCAGTGGGAGCGGGATCGGGATACCTGTCCCGTGGCGGGGCAATGTTAA
- a CDS encoding DUF4124 domain-containing protein, with protein sequence MTNRHGPAALVLALATLWSSGPAAEVFRWVDRDGAIHFGDEVPAAYKETARPVAVDAARPSERARLEAGQRAENQRQAAKDAQRWRQAREPGQSGDRATSSRSADASDNRPYEIPEAPLEGRIRVIYE encoded by the coding sequence ATGACGAACCGACACGGCCCGGCGGCGCTCGTCCTGGCGCTGGCCACACTGTGGTCGTCCGGACCGGCCGCGGAGGTGTTCCGCTGGGTCGACCGGGACGGTGCGATCCACTTCGGCGACGAGGTGCCCGCCGCCTATAAAGAGACAGCGCGCCCGGTAGCTGTGGACGCCGCCAGGCCGTCCGAACGGGCGCGCCTGGAAGCCGGTCAGCGGGCCGAGAACCAGCGCCAGGCGGCGAAAGACGCGCAACGGTGGCGGCAGGCCCGCGAGCCGGGCCAATCGGGTGACAGGGCCACATCGTCCCGGTCCGCCGACGCGTCCGACAATCGGCCCTACGAAATTCCTGAAGCGCCCCTGGAAGGCCGTATCCGCGTGATTTATGAGTAG